From one Candidatus Hydrogenedentota bacterium genomic stretch:
- a CDS encoding response regulator, with translation MLGKLCVLVVDDEPEISGMIADYFREGGHEAGTASNMAEGLAALRDSPVDLLVTDIVYAEGPNGLELARRAREEYPDIAIIVMTAFDEMYPLTEALQAGADGYISKPFTLSKFSLVFEKSYWETLSRTDWWDAHVLPERNGVRR, from the coding sequence ATGCTGGGAAAACTCTGTGTGCTCGTCGTGGACGACGAGCCGGAAATCAGCGGCATGATCGCCGACTACTTCCGCGAGGGCGGGCATGAGGCCGGCACGGCGTCGAACATGGCCGAGGGGCTGGCCGCCCTGCGGGACTCCCCCGTGGACCTGCTGGTCACGGACATCGTCTATGCGGAGGGGCCGAACGGCCTGGAACTCGCGCGCCGCGCGCGGGAGGAGTATCCCGACATCGCGATCATCGTGATGACGGCCTTTGATGAGATGTACCCCCTGACCGAGGCGCTCCAGGCGGGGGCCGACGGCTACATCTCAAAGCCCTTCACCCTGAGCAAATTCTCCCTGGTTTTCGAGAAAAGCTACTGGGAGACCCTGTCCCGCACCGACTGGTGGGACGCCCACGTCCTCCCCGAGCGGAACGGCGTCCGCCGCTGA